From the Syntrophales bacterium genome, one window contains:
- a CDS encoding nucleotidyltransferase domain-containing protein encodes MKSKIRSQLREIETNENVRIVYACESGSRAWGFPSADSDYDIRFLYVHPLEWYLSIDVTRDVIERPLQDGLDISGWDLKKALRLFRKSNPPLLEWLGSPIVYLEEYSTAESMRSLLPDYYSPTACLYHYLHMARGNYREYLKGDVVWIKKYFYVLRPILAMNWIERGCGVVPTDFSILIDKLALEQPVAQEIVHLLTAKRAGMELDRGPRIETLSRFIADELDRWEKSSVINQQHPINTGTLDELFRATLALAWSTVPKKERNGNDQ; translated from the coding sequence ATGAAATCAAAAATCCGCTCCCAACTCCGTGAAATCGAAACCAACGAAAATGTTCGGATTGTCTATGCCTGCGAATCAGGCAGCCGGGCCTGGGGCTTTCCATCCGCCGATAGCGATTATGATATTCGCTTTTTGTATGTTCATCCCTTGGAATGGTATCTGTCAATCGACGTCACCCGCGACGTCATCGAACGACCGCTTCAGGATGGATTGGATATCAGCGGCTGGGATCTGAAAAAGGCCCTGCGGCTGTTCCGCAAATCAAACCCGCCGCTTCTGGAGTGGCTGGGCTCTCCCATCGTCTATCTGGAGGAATATTCGACAGCGGAAAGTATGCGTTCGCTATTGCCTGATTACTATTCCCCCACGGCCTGCCTCTATCATTATCTCCACATGGCGCGAGGAAATTACCGGGAATATCTTAAGGGCGACGTGGTGTGGATCAAAAAATATTTCTACGTCCTGCGCCCCATCCTGGCGATGAACTGGATTGAGCGAGGGTGTGGTGTCGTACCCACGGATTTCAGCATCCTGATTGATAAGCTGGCCTTGGAGCAGCCGGTCGCACAGGAGATCGTCCACCTTCTGACGGCTAAGCGCGCCGGGATGGAACTGGACAGGGGGCCGCGCATTGAAACCTTGAGCCGCTTTATCGCGGATGAACTTGACCGCTGGGAAAAGAGCAGCGTCATTAATCAGCAGCATCCAATCAACACCGGCACACTGGATGAGCTTTTCCGGGCAACGTTGGCTCTGGCATGGAGCACCGTGCCGAAGAAGGAGCGCAATGGAAACGATCAATAA
- a CDS encoding DUF2442 domain-containing protein, protein MNTLAIEIVMPVAESVSVTDDTLSVNLSDGRTLLVPTAWYPRLLCAKPEERNKWRLIGRGDGIHWEDIDEDISIEGLLSGKQSGESQTSFKNWFEARQARKTPIRAAGG, encoded by the coding sequence ATGAATACTTTGGCGATTGAAATTGTAATGCCGGTTGCAGAAAGTGTATCCGTAACAGATGATACACTGAGTGTTAATCTTAGTGACGGCAGAACCCTTTTAGTTCCCACTGCCTGGTATCCCCGTCTGCTGTGTGCTAAGCCGGAGGAAAGAAACAAATGGCGGTTGATTGGAAGGGGAGACGGGATTCATTGGGAAGATATTGACGAGGACATCAGCATAGAAGGTCTATTGTCGGGAAAACAATCCGGGGAAAGCCAGACATCATTTAAAAATTGGTTTGAGGCAAGGCAAGCACGCAAAACACCCATAAGGGCAGCGGGCGGCTAA
- a CDS encoding DeoR family transcriptional regulator: MNLKATEHALPDSGKRDAKTINVLKSRTVMTRKDDPPVSFSADTPIVTFGTDRVMNDALKAIAAELKVDILFSETTTDLIAFPAFMNIINPLDLTENETDEIFQLFSFLEETGDPKSLCILFTSIPPFKIPKGVEKFIIKTPGTIDEGYLKLKILNKRAAATRHNKQHRDYDRKIFRLLKIMKVLKSEGIMYVEDMCNEFNVSPKTVRRDIDLWNALGEIIEYDRNKKGYVLAYSDGLVYDLS; encoded by the coding sequence ATGAATCTCAAAGCCACGGAACATGCCTTGCCGGATAGTGGCAAGCGCGATGCTAAAACAATCAATGTCTTGAAAAGCAGAACCGTGATGACCCGGAAGGACGATCCCCCCGTTTCCTTTTCGGCGGATACGCCGATTGTAACTTTTGGGACAGATAGAGTTATGAATGACGCGCTTAAAGCAATTGCTGCTGAATTGAAGGTCGATATTCTTTTCTCGGAAACAACCACCGATCTAATCGCCTTCCCGGCTTTCATGAATATCATTAATCCTTTAGATCTGACGGAAAACGAAACGGATGAGATATTTCAGTTGTTTTCCTTTCTGGAAGAAACCGGTGACCCCAAATCATTGTGCATTCTCTTTACATCCATACCGCCTTTCAAAATTCCCAAAGGAGTAGAAAAGTTTATCATCAAAACACCAGGAACGATTGATGAAGGATATCTGAAGCTGAAGATCCTCAACAAAAGGGCAGCGGCCACCCGGCATAACAAGCAGCACCGGGATTATGACCGTAAAATTTTCCGACTTCTCAAAATCATGAAAGTCCTTAAATCGGAAGGTATCATGTATGTCGAGGACATGTGCAACGAGTTCAACGTCTCACCAAAGACTGTCCGCAGAGATATTGATTTGTGGAATGCTCTGGGTGAAATCATCGAATATGACCGGAATAAAAAAGGTTATGTCCTTGCCTATTCGGATGGCCTCGTCTATGATCTGTCCTAA
- a CDS encoding MBL fold metallo-hydrolase — translation MKIIIHRGAQEIGGTCIQLSTEKTTILLDLGLPLSAESRKLDVASFQPDAVLISHPHQDHFGLIDALDPSVPVYVGELGKRLIDAPRMILGKALPTNQFCYFKNRQHFSVGDFTITPYLVDHSTADAYGFLIEAEGKRVFYSGDFRAHGRKSVLFDNIVNNPPKDIDLLFMEGTMLERSNDDFPTEAAVEQKIFKTIKAQENITFLISSSQNIDRIVSAYRACKRAHKTLVIDIYTAWVLEQLTLVSDSVPNMAWEPVKVYASKSQDNTLKEHTDFFGDFRKRLYKHRVRKEELHANPNDYLFLGKMSHFRIIDLYKAVKPVNVIYSQWLGYLSYSNKDYSGAEAIAAYRNDPQIKFLYAHTSGHATVEDLKTFAGALKPKMLVPVHTEYGSKFSKLFDNVTELEDGRELQI, via the coding sequence ATGAAAATTATCATCCATCGCGGCGCTCAGGAAATTGGCGGCACTTGTATCCAACTCTCGACCGAAAAAACCACGATCCTTTTGGATCTGGGGTTGCCGCTGTCAGCGGAGAGCAGGAAACTTGACGTTGCCTCGTTCCAACCCGATGCGGTTCTGATCAGCCACCCTCATCAGGATCATTTTGGTCTTATCGACGCCCTTGACCCGTCCGTGCCGGTGTATGTAGGCGAGTTGGGGAAACGCCTGATAGATGCGCCGCGAATGATTCTCGGCAAGGCACTGCCCACCAACCAGTTCTGCTACTTCAAAAACAGACAGCATTTTTCGGTGGGGGACTTCACCATCACCCCCTATCTCGTCGATCATTCCACCGCCGATGCCTACGGATTTCTGATTGAGGCTGAAGGGAAGAGGGTATTTTACAGTGGTGATTTTCGGGCGCATGGCAGAAAATCAGTCCTTTTTGATAATATAGTTAATAACCCTCCCAAGGATATTGATCTGCTCTTCATGGAAGGAACCATGCTGGAGCGGAGCAATGACGATTTTCCCACGGAAGCCGCTGTTGAACAAAAAATATTCAAAACCATTAAAGCACAGGAAAATATTACGTTTCTCATTTCATCATCCCAGAACATTGATCGGATTGTGTCGGCTTACCGGGCCTGCAAGCGGGCGCACAAGACCTTGGTTATCGACATCTACACGGCTTGGGTACTTGAGCAGCTCACGCTTGTATCCGACAGTGTACCGAACATGGCATGGGAACCGGTAAAGGTTTACGCTTCTAAAAGCCAAGACAATACGCTGAAAGAACATACCGACTTTTTTGGAGATTTTCGCAAGCGGCTTTACAAGCACCGGGTCCGGAAAGAAGAGCTTCATGCCAACCCGAACGATTATCTGTTTTTGGGCAAGATGTCCCATTTCCGGATCATTGACTTGTACAAAGCCGTAAAGCCGGTTAATGTCATTTACTCCCAGTGGCTCGGCTATCTTTCGTACTCGAACAAAGATTATTCTGGCGCTGAAGCCATAGCCGCCTACCGGAACGATCCACAGATCAAATTCCTCTATGCCCACACCAGCGGCCATGCGACGGTGGAGGATTTAAAGACTTTTGCCGGTGCGCTGAAGCCGAAGATGCTGGTTCCCGTGCATACGGAATACGGAAGTAAATTCAGCAAACTATTTGATAATGTAACTGAGCTTGAAGACGGTAGAGAACTACAAATATAG
- a CDS encoding HEPN domain-containing protein → MCDLDHARQMLKIAKRDLKALGGMLDPDTFAYEIFGFHAQQTAEKTLKAWISALGGSYGLTHEPWALA, encoded by the coding sequence ATGTGCGACCTTGATCATGCCCGGCAGATGCTGAAAATAGCCAAGCGTGATCTGAAAGCGCTTGGCGGGATGTTGGATCCCGATACCTTTGCGTATGAAATTTTCGGTTTTCATGCCCAGCAGACAGCGGAAAAAACCTTGAAAGCCTGGATATCAGCGCTTGGTGGAAGTTACGGGTTGACGCATGAGCCTTGGGCTCTTGCTTAA
- a CDS encoding DUF4160 domain-containing protein: MPTILRVGPYRFFFYAGDHGEPVHVHVEHDDKIAKFWLEPVRLANSGGFNRLELSGIFKIIEVNVDKILEGWHEYFGD; the protein is encoded by the coding sequence ATGCCCACGATACTTCGAGTTGGACCATATCGATTTTTCTTCTATGCCGGTGATCATGGCGAGCCTGTTCATGTGCATGTCGAACATGATGATAAAATTGCAAAATTTTGGCTTGAACCAGTAAGATTAGCCAATAGCGGTGGCTTTAACAGGCTGGAATTATCGGGAATATTCAAGATAATTGAAGTGAATGTGGATAAAATATTGGAGGGGTGGCATGAATACTTTGGCGATTGA